A genome region from Myxocyprinus asiaticus isolate MX2 ecotype Aquarium Trade chromosome 12, UBuf_Myxa_2, whole genome shotgun sequence includes the following:
- the LOC127448629 gene encoding cytokine-inducible SH2-containing protein-like yields the protein MILCVQGPRAHLPDTSDLMVGFPVMTFSSPRCIHATVTLWKPSNDFRAITNNFSYLDTAGWYWGAITASEAHSALQGASEGTFLVRDSSHPLYMLTLSVKTCRGPTNVRIEYSLGRYRLDSCSPSRSRLQSFSDVPSLVQHYVGSRTKEQGEKTEESDPVSSLTQKECAMLLKLKKPIHHPQAFPLLQHLTRLVINRHTTCTESLPLPRPLLQYLQDYPFHL from the exons ATGATTCTGTGCGTTCAAGG cccAAGGGCTCATTTGCCTGATACCTCCGATCTGATGGTCGGATTTCCGGTGATGACCTTCTCTTCTCCTCGATGTATCCACGCTACCGTTACATTATGGAAACCTAGTAATGATTTTAGAGCCATCACCAACAATTTCTCCTATTTGGATACCGCAG GTTGGTACTGGGGTGCCATCACTGCCAGCGAGGCCCACTCTGCCCTACAGGGGGCATCGGAGGGTACCTTCCTGGTACGGGACAGCAGCCACCCTCTCTATATGTTGACACTGTCTGTTAAAACTTGCCGTGGGCCCACGAATGTTCGCATTGAGTACAGTCTAGGACGTTACCGTCTAGACTCCTGTTCCCCATCCAGATCTCGCCTGCAGTCCTTCTCTGACGTACCCAGCCTTGTACAGCACTATGTGGGCTCCAGGACCAAGGAGCAGGGGGAAAAGACTGAGGAGTCCGATCCTGTATCTTCATTAACACAAAAGGAATGTGCCATGTTGCTTAAACTCAAAAAACCGATCCATCATCCTCAGGCCTTTCCTTTGCTGCAACATCTTACACGCTTGGTCATCAACAGACACACTACCTGTACAGAGAGCCTCCCTCTACCAAGACCGTTACTTCAGTACCTACAGGATTACCCGTTCCATCTCTGA
- the hemk1 gene encoding MTRF1L release factor glutamine methyltransferase isoform X1, which translates to MMFKSVWFLRRLMQRYGGNSKQRSFVRLASGAAEGAVASPVDPGSITAEQAVRIWAQHFKQHGISEPLLSSQYIVAHVLGRKTLECVERGKLRDTLTDRERERVWNLCSKRLTRMPVQYVIEEWDFRDLTLKMRPPVFIPRPETEELVGLVLEDLQLRWGEMYRTDLRCLEVGCGSGAISLSLLHSIPQLRVFALDQSQTAVCLTTENASRLGLQDRLDVRHLDVINDADSIMSECGPVHFLVSNPPYLLSQEMKSLQTEILRFEDHGALDGGSDGLSVIRPILALASKLLTERGRVYLEVDPCHPPIIQKLIEERMLGLLYLETRCDLTNRPRFCILQKNGKND; encoded by the exons ATGATGTTCAAGAGCGTTTGGTTTCTTAGGCGATTAATGCAACGATACGGTGGAAATTCAAAACAGAGA AGTTTTGTCAGGTTGGCTTCAGGTGCGGCAGAGGGTGCTGTTGCTTCTCCAGTCGACCCCGGTAGTATAACAGCAGAACAGGCAGTCAGAATATGGGCGCAACATTTCAAACAGCATGGCATCTCTGAGCCTCTCCTCTCCAGTCAATACATTGTAGCTCATGTTCTGGGCAGAAAAACA TTGGAATGTGTAGAGAGGGGCAAGCTGAGAGACACGCTgactgatagagagagagaaagagtgtggaATCTATGCTCCAAACGCCTTACAAG GATGCCAGTACAGTATGTTATTGAGGAGTGGGACTTCAGAGACCTTACTCTGAAAATGAGACCTCCAGTGTTCATACCCCGTCCTGAGACAGAG GAGCTGGTTGGTCTGGTTCTAGAGGACCTCCAGTTGAGATGGGGGGAAATGTACAGGACTGATTTACGATGTCTAGAGGTGGGCTGTGGATCTGGGGCCATCTCTCTAAGTCTACTACACAGCATTCCACAG CTCAGGGTATTTGCTTTGGACCAGAGCCAGACAGCAGTATGTCTAACAACGGAAAATGCAAGCAG ACTGGGTCTACAGGACAGACTAGATGTCCGACATTTAGACGTGATTAACG ATGCAGATTCAATTATGAGTGAATGTGGCCCTGTTCACTTTCTAGTCAGCAACCCCCCCTACCTGCTCAGTCAAGAGATGAAGTCTTTGCAAACGGAAATACTCCG GTTTGAGGACCATGGCGCATTGGACGGGGGTTCGGACGGCCTGTCTGTGATTCGCCCGATTCTGGCTTTAGCTTCTAAGCTCTTAACAGAGCGAGG GCGTGTTTACCTTGAGGTTGACCCATGCCATCCTCCCATCATTCAGAAGCTGATAGAGGAGAGGATGCTAGGGTTGCTTTATCTGGAAACCCGCTGTGACCTCACCAACAG gCCCCGATTCTGTATTTTACAGAAGAATGGAAAGAATGACTGA
- the hemk1 gene encoding MTRF1L release factor glutamine methyltransferase isoform X2, translating into MMFKSVWFLRRLMQRYGGNSKQRSFVRLASGAAEGAVASPVDPGSITAEQAVRIWAQHFKQHGISEPLLSSQYIVAHVLGRKTLECVERGKLRDTLTDRERERVWNLCSKRLTRMPVQYVIEEWDFRDLTLKMRPPVFIPRPETEELVGLVLEDLQLRWGEMYRTDLRCLEVGCGSGAISLSLLHSIPQLRVFALDQSQTAVCLTTENASRLGLQDRLDVRHLDVINVSNPPYLLSQEMKSLQTEILRFEDHGALDGGSDGLSVIRPILALASKLLTERGRVYLEVDPCHPPIIQKLIEERMLGLLYLETRCDLTNRPRFCILQKNGKND; encoded by the exons ATGATGTTCAAGAGCGTTTGGTTTCTTAGGCGATTAATGCAACGATACGGTGGAAATTCAAAACAGAGA AGTTTTGTCAGGTTGGCTTCAGGTGCGGCAGAGGGTGCTGTTGCTTCTCCAGTCGACCCCGGTAGTATAACAGCAGAACAGGCAGTCAGAATATGGGCGCAACATTTCAAACAGCATGGCATCTCTGAGCCTCTCCTCTCCAGTCAATACATTGTAGCTCATGTTCTGGGCAGAAAAACA TTGGAATGTGTAGAGAGGGGCAAGCTGAGAGACACGCTgactgatagagagagagaaagagtgtggaATCTATGCTCCAAACGCCTTACAAG GATGCCAGTACAGTATGTTATTGAGGAGTGGGACTTCAGAGACCTTACTCTGAAAATGAGACCTCCAGTGTTCATACCCCGTCCTGAGACAGAG GAGCTGGTTGGTCTGGTTCTAGAGGACCTCCAGTTGAGATGGGGGGAAATGTACAGGACTGATTTACGATGTCTAGAGGTGGGCTGTGGATCTGGGGCCATCTCTCTAAGTCTACTACACAGCATTCCACAG CTCAGGGTATTTGCTTTGGACCAGAGCCAGACAGCAGTATGTCTAACAACGGAAAATGCAAGCAG ACTGGGTCTACAGGACAGACTAGATGTCCGACATTTAGACGTGATTAACG TCAGCAACCCCCCCTACCTGCTCAGTCAAGAGATGAAGTCTTTGCAAACGGAAATACTCCG GTTTGAGGACCATGGCGCATTGGACGGGGGTTCGGACGGCCTGTCTGTGATTCGCCCGATTCTGGCTTTAGCTTCTAAGCTCTTAACAGAGCGAGG GCGTGTTTACCTTGAGGTTGACCCATGCCATCCTCCCATCATTCAGAAGCTGATAGAGGAGAGGATGCTAGGGTTGCTTTATCTGGAAACCCGCTGTGACCTCACCAACAG gCCCCGATTCTGTATTTTACAGAAGAATGGAAAGAATGACTGA